gacacagagagagggagagatgaaagGAAATCAGAAAAAATTTCGTTTTAAGTACTCCAGACAGAGATATGTTTGGATCTCAAAGAAATAACACATATCCAAACAAAATCCCTTCAAATTTGTATAAACTCACTACATATATCATATCCATTTACACTATCATACCGATGTACACCAAAACAAACCAAATTTAAAAACCAACGGTAATATGTGTAGATCTAAACATCCTTAGACCCAGATGCAATGGTTACCATTTTCGTCATCTATGTTGAAATCATAAgctattttctttgaatttctgcAAGCTTTTGATTGGTATTTGTGGAGAACCGAGTGACACAATGGAAGGGTTCGGAATGATTTTGGTTTTCAAGCTTTTGGTAAGGAAAGGGAGATAAAGAGGGAgggaggtagagagagagagagatgttggaGAAAATTGTGAGGGTTAGCATAGatggagaaaaaggaagaagagagagagaagagggattTGTCAACTTACAAAATAGTGCAAACTAGCTAGTTTAATTTCTAACAACAAAAtgtgtcaaaaaaaaaaatataacaacaaaAAAGGGCATCCCAATGTTTTTATATGCCAAAGCAAAggcatgttttgttttctttctttatttttttttttacttataaacgACATATTTGGTATATATCAAACACAAAAGCTTTTAAATTCATGTCACCAATctcgtttttcttttcttttttttttttattaaattactatgATAGCAAGCCGACAAGATCCGccaatttgtttttctcttcacAGGTGTGATAatgctattttttctttatttattaataattgagcttagtactacatgaacatctAGAATCattcatcttttttataataataataatattattattattattattattattattaaaatatttttcgaaGGTGCATGCTTTTCTTTGACTATTTCGCAACGTCCccatttgatttaaaaaaataacattgaaGTTTCGTAGTGGggactttcaaaaaaataaagacgcAAGGAGCTAAACTTCTTTGATTTGCAAGGGACTTTTCATATTACAAGGTAATCATGAGCCTCACCCTATAAATACCAGCCTCTGGTGTTCATATCTTCCACACTCAAAGCTCTCTGAATTCATTCAACCAACCCTCTCTCCATCTCTTTCAATCCCTAATTAGCTCATCATGGGTGTCTTCACTTATGAATATGAGACCAACTCAGCTATCCCACCACCAAGGTTGTTCAAGGCCTTTATTCTTGATGCTGACAACCTTGTGCCAAAGGTTGCACCTCAAGCCTTCAAGAGTACCGAAATCCTTGAAGGAGATGGAGGGCCCGGAACCATCAAGAAAATCACCTTCGGTGAAGGTTAGTTTTTGCAGTATTTATTGTTATCCACATGAATCTTTTTGACaacattatatgtttaataaatattacatgACTCACTTTGTCCATCTCTTTTTCACTTGAGATTGAACTCGAAAAAGTCCGAGTCCGACAACATATGATCATATTAAAAGTTGTAACAAATCTTGGGGAATATTTTGCAGGTAGCCAATACAAGTATGTGAAGCACAAGGTCGAGAAGATTGACCACGCAAACTTCTCATACAGCTACAGCTTGATTGAGGGGGATGCTTTGGGTGACATACTCGAGAAAATCTCATACGAGATCAAGCTCGTAGCCCATGAGGCAGGATCCATCGTGAAGAGCACAAGCCATTACCACACCAAAGGTGACCACGAGATCAAGGAAGAGCATGTGAAGGCTGGAAAAGAGAAGGCTGCTGGACTTTTCAAGGCTATTGAGGGCTACCTCGTGGCACATCCTGATACCTACAACTAAAGAAATTAAGCTTCAGCTTGTGTTTGGATCACATGCATGATGCCTATAAAATCTCCTTCATCCATCAAGATCAGTCATTAATGTTGTTGTTGTGGCTTTCAGCTTGTTTTGTGCCCCTGCAGTCAATCATTTCATTAGTCTTGGCTTGCTAATAATGGagtttgtggttgtggattCTATGCTTAATTTCTGGTGATGTTCTGCTtcatgagagagaaaaaaaagctaTTGGTGTAATAATTTCAatacattatatgtataataaaaatgaatcaTAGTAATATTACTTGTAAACTGCATtccttattttaagaatttgtgATCCTCTGCTTCAAGTTATTCTTTATGGCTGCCCCAAAATTTTCAGTCCCTAGAGCTTTTGAACTTGAGGACATGTTCAACATTTTCCTAAAAGATAAatgctttaatcacaaatagattacacaaaagtaaatttacaaacttacGTGACTTAGcgtgatacgttagattataaaactatttttattataaaataaatcaatcgtATTAATATTCaagtcagtttataaatttatttttataagatcttttTTATGACAGTATCACGTTTCTTTCCAAAATCAAAAGACTTTGAGTTTTTCACATGAATCTAATTCGTTCAAACTCATTTGAACAGCTATATTTACTGAGAAAATAAgatgttgaaaatatttcccAACAGTACTCGAGGACTTGGAAGGTGAGGTCAATGCTTGTTATCCTCTTCCCACTTCCACCACCCTTTCACGATAACTTATAATAGATTAACCGTCACGTCAATTAACaaaaattttgttgattttcaaatGCATCGACAATCAATCCATAATATCTTgcggttttaaaatcattttcttatctTGATCTTCGATAAGAATATTCTGATAAAAGTCAAAGAAATCTATTGATATCGTATTTTGTAGGCCTGGACAACTTCACGCTGTCGGTATTCGAGCGATCACCTGCATAGTAACTATGGGGCATCGGGGTCCATTGATTCTCTGATACTTAAGATAGTAATGGTGAAGGAGAtgataaaacaataataaagatGAGAGTGTAAAGTGATAATAATTGATTAACTGATTACCTTTTCCATTGTTGATAGTGTCATATTTATAGTTACCGACCAGGTTCCCACCATAGTGGGGTGTTGCATAGCAGAGGATAATATGCCTGTGATGTTGATTCATCGAGCTGCTCCTGTGCCGTCTCCTTGCCGAGCCGCGAAGGGCTCGGGCTTGCGAAGCGTTGCTTGGGCATTGGGTTGCATTGAATGCAGCATGCCTTCTGCTCTGAGCCGTATTGAATGCAACATGGATTCTGCCATGGGCAGCATTAAATGCGGCATGCTTTCTGCTCTGGGCCACATTAAATGTGACATGGTTTCTGTCCTGGGCCGCATTAA
This window of the Juglans regia cultivar Chandler chromosome 12, Walnut 2.0, whole genome shotgun sequence genome carries:
- the LOC108994807 gene encoding major allergen Pru av 1-like: MGVFTYEYETNSAIPPPRLFKAFILDADNLVPKVAPQAFKSTEILEGDGGPGTIKKITFGEGSQYKYVKHKVEKIDHANFSYSYSLIEGDALGDILEKISYEIKLVAHEAGSIVKSTSHYHTKGDHEIKEEHVKAGKEKAAGLFKAIEGYLVAHPDTYN